From Rubrobacter calidifluminis, one genomic window encodes:
- a CDS encoding enoyl-CoA hydratase/isomerase family protein gives MAYETILTENRDGVGVVTINRPEVRNAMNAQVTRELRDALERFREDDGIGAVVFTGAGERAFVAGADIGDLRERTMLDGIAAPMQRLYDEVEEFEKPTVAAVNGYALGGGCELAMACDIRLASENARFGLPETGLSIIPGAGGTQRLARLVGKGRAVEMILTGRIIDAVEARDIGLVSRVVRPQELMDAALETCRTILSKGPLAVRLAKLAVKHGFETDQGTGMLIERLAQAILLSTEDKLEGMSAFLEKREPNFKGR, from the coding sequence TTGGCTTACGAGACCATCCTGACCGAGAACCGCGACGGCGTCGGCGTCGTCACGATAAACCGGCCCGAGGTCAGAAACGCGATGAACGCGCAGGTCACCCGGGAGCTGCGCGACGCGCTCGAGCGCTTCCGGGAGGATGACGGGATCGGGGCCGTCGTCTTCACCGGGGCCGGGGAGAGGGCCTTCGTCGCCGGGGCGGACATCGGCGACCTGAGGGAGAGGACGATGCTCGACGGGATCGCGGCCCCGATGCAGCGGCTCTACGACGAGGTGGAGGAGTTCGAGAAGCCGACCGTCGCGGCGGTCAACGGATACGCCCTGGGTGGGGGGTGCGAGCTCGCGATGGCCTGCGACATCCGGCTCGCCTCGGAGAACGCCCGCTTCGGGCTGCCGGAGACGGGGCTTTCGATCATCCCGGGGGCCGGCGGCACCCAGCGTCTGGCACGCCTGGTCGGGAAGGGAAGGGCGGTCGAGATGATCCTGACCGGACGCATCATCGACGCGGTCGAGGCTCGCGACATCGGGCTCGTCTCGCGGGTCGTGCGCCCGCAGGAGCTGATGGACGCCGCGCTCGAGACCTGCCGCACGATCCTCTCCAAGGGCCCGCTCGCTGTGCGGCTCGCCAAGCTCGCCGTCAAGCACGGCTTCGAGACCGACCAGGGCACCGGGATGCTCATCGAGCGCCTCGCGCAGGCGATCCTGCTCTCCACCGAGGACAAGCTCGAGGGGATGAGCGCCTTTCTGGAGAAGCGCGAGCCGAACTTCAAGGGGAGGTAA
- a CDS encoding 3-hydroxyacyl-CoA dehydrogenase family protein: MAEPNIENVRRILVVGSGAMGSQIGMVCALAGYEVTLQDIEEEMLGRAREELERRMGRNVEKGRMGREEVEAAFGRMTFTTDLEGPASEADFVIEAVVERLDVKREVFRRLDRAAPGHAVLATNSSTIVSSRIADATGRPELVCNMHFFNPALVMRCVEVVRNPKTSDATVKTTAELARRVGKEPVVINKEVPGFVANRILHAIRSEALWLYENGVASFEDIDAACRTALGHPMGPFELMDLTGIDVAYHAANSRYEESGDPKDRPAKSIVEKYERGELGRKSGRGWYTYDEEGRRVE, translated from the coding sequence GTGGCAGAGCCGAACATAGAGAACGTCCGCAGGATACTCGTCGTCGGTTCCGGGGCTATGGGATCCCAGATCGGGATGGTCTGCGCCCTGGCCGGCTACGAGGTCACCCTGCAGGATATCGAGGAGGAGATGCTCGGGCGGGCGCGGGAAGAGCTCGAGCGGCGCATGGGCCGCAACGTCGAGAAGGGCCGGATGGGCCGCGAAGAGGTCGAGGCGGCCTTCGGCCGGATGACCTTCACCACCGACCTGGAGGGCCCGGCCTCGGAGGCGGACTTCGTCATAGAGGCCGTCGTCGAGCGGCTCGACGTGAAGCGCGAGGTCTTCCGGCGCCTCGACCGGGCGGCGCCCGGGCATGCCGTCCTCGCGACCAACTCCTCGACGATCGTCTCCTCGCGCATCGCCGATGCGACCGGCCGCCCCGAGCTGGTCTGCAACATGCACTTCTTCAACCCGGCGCTGGTGATGCGCTGCGTCGAGGTGGTCAGAAACCCGAAGACCTCCGACGCCACGGTAAAGACCACGGCGGAGCTGGCCCGCCGGGTGGGCAAGGAACCCGTCGTCATAAACAAGGAGGTTCCCGGCTTCGTCGCCAACCGCATCCTGCACGCGATCCGCTCCGAGGCGCTCTGGCTCTATGAGAACGGGGTCGCCTCCTTCGAGGACATAGACGCCGCCTGCCGCACCGCGCTCGGGCACCCGATGGGCCCCTTCGAGCTGATGGACCTCACCGGGATAGACGTCGCCTACCACGCGGCCAACTCCCGCTACGAGGAGAGCGGCGACCCGAAAGACAGACCCGCGAAGAGCATCGTCGAGAAGTACGAGCGGGGCGAGCTCGGCCGCAAGAGCGGCAGGGGATGGTACACCTACGATGAGGAGGGGCGCAGAGTCGAATAG
- a CDS encoding long-chain-fatty-acid--CoA ligase, producing MSLNLTVMLDESAKVRPQKPALVLGEEKVTYAALREASMRFAAALSSLGIEPGDRVAIMVPNVPQFAIAYYGILRAGAVVVPLNVLLQGPEVAYHLGDSGAKVLVAWDGFLEAAGRGYEEASGCGHLIVAGEKEEVPEGALGFRELLEQNPPEFETVQTMPDDTAVIIYTSGTTGRPKGAELSHFNLFYNAVCNADKLVQTSEEDAGIAALPLFHIFGQTAVLNTFVYSGNTITMIPRFEPEAVLGAIERDRITIFTGVPTMYQYLLHHPAADAHDTSSLRLGISGGASMPVEVLRRFEEKFGITILEGYGLSETSPVVCFNRSAEERKVGSIGLPIWGIEAKVVDEDDREVPRGETGELVVRGHAIMKGYYGRPKETAEAMRGGWFHTGDLARMDEDGYIFIVDRKKDMIVRGGYNVYPREVEEAIYEHPAVAEVAVVGVPHEELGEEVVAVVVPKEGARVEEEEIIAFARERVARYKYPRHVVFVDELPKNATGKILKRELDPERLGPEVRRSR from the coding sequence ATGTCGCTCAACCTGACGGTAATGCTGGACGAGAGCGCGAAGGTGAGGCCGCAGAAGCCCGCACTCGTCCTCGGGGAGGAGAAGGTCACCTACGCCGCTTTGCGCGAGGCGTCGATGCGCTTCGCCGCCGCGCTGTCCTCGCTCGGGATCGAGCCCGGGGACAGGGTCGCGATCATGGTGCCAAACGTCCCCCAGTTCGCCATCGCCTACTACGGCATCCTGCGAGCCGGGGCGGTGGTCGTCCCGCTGAACGTGCTCCTGCAGGGCCCAGAGGTCGCCTACCACCTGGGGGATTCCGGGGCGAAGGTGCTCGTCGCTTGGGATGGGTTCCTGGAGGCGGCCGGAAGGGGATACGAGGAGGCCTCCGGCTGCGGGCACCTGATCGTGGCGGGGGAGAAGGAGGAGGTGCCCGAGGGGGCGCTCGGCTTCAGGGAGCTTCTGGAACAGAACCCGCCGGAGTTCGAGACCGTGCAGACGATGCCCGACGACACGGCGGTCATCATCTACACCAGCGGGACCACCGGTCGGCCGAAAGGGGCCGAGCTCTCCCACTTCAACCTCTTCTACAACGCGGTGTGCAACGCGGACAAGCTCGTTCAGACCAGCGAGGAGGACGCCGGGATCGCCGCACTCCCGCTCTTTCACATCTTCGGGCAGACCGCGGTCCTCAACACCTTCGTCTACAGCGGGAACACGATCACGATGATCCCGCGCTTCGAGCCCGAGGCGGTGCTCGGTGCGATAGAGCGCGACCGCATCACCATCTTCACCGGGGTGCCCACGATGTACCAGTACCTGCTGCACCACCCGGCTGCGGACGCACACGACACCTCCTCGCTCAGGCTCGGGATCTCCGGCGGGGCCTCGATGCCGGTCGAGGTGTTGAGGAGGTTCGAGGAGAAGTTCGGGATCACGATACTCGAGGGCTACGGCCTCTCCGAGACGAGCCCGGTCGTCTGCTTCAACCGCTCCGCCGAAGAGCGCAAGGTCGGCTCCATAGGGCTTCCGATCTGGGGGATCGAGGCGAAGGTCGTAGACGAGGACGACCGCGAGGTGCCCCGCGGCGAGACCGGGGAGCTCGTGGTGCGCGGGCACGCCATCATGAAGGGCTACTACGGGAGGCCAAAGGAGACCGCGGAGGCGATGCGCGGCGGCTGGTTCCACACCGGCGATCTGGCCAGGATGGACGAGGACGGCTACATCTTCATCGTCGACCGCAAGAAGGACATGATCGTGCGCGGTGGTTACAACGTCTACCCGCGCGAGGTCGAGGAGGCGATCTACGAGCACCCGGCGGTCGCCGAGGTCGCCGTGGTCGGCGTCCCGCACGAGGAGCTCGGCGAGGAGGTCGTCGCCGTGGTCGTCCCGAAGGAGGGGGCGAGGGTGGAAGAGGAGGAGATCATAGCCTTCGCCCGCGAGCGGGTTGCCAGATACAAGTACCCCCGCCACGTCGTCTTCGTCGACGAGCTGCCCAAGAACGCAACCGGGAAGATACTCAAGCGCGAGCTCGACCCGGAGAGGCTCGGCCCCGAGGTTAGACGCAGCCGGTGA
- a CDS encoding FAD-linked oxidase C-terminal domain-containing protein: MERSRLIRTMESILGPEGVIHEREQLRTYECDGLMNYRVIPDLVVLPESAEQVQKVVRVCHEEGIPFVARGSGTGLSGGALPVEKGILIVLSRMRRILEVDLENERVVVEPGVINLWVTQAVSDEGYFYAPDPSSQLVSSIGGNCSENSGGVHCLKYGFTTNHVTGAEVVLPDGEMVHLGGGKAPDEPGYDLLGAFVGSEGTLGIATKITLRVVRQPEAIRTLIAAFEDTEKAGGAVSGIIGSGCVPAGIEMMDSLCLEAVEAAVHPNYPECGALLLVELDGPEAEVESQFEQVKRICEENGSSEIRVARDDEERALFWKGRKAAFAAMGRISNDYYVQDGVIPRTELPEVLKKISDLSSEYGLRVANVFHAGDGNLHPLVLYDGEEQAGRAEELAGEIIRVCLEHGGSLSGEHGIGEDKKKYMPEMFTAEDLDVMQLLRCAFDPHHLCNPGKVFPTPRLCGERPGPFRMHPLQEAGLAEMF, from the coding sequence ATGGAACGCAGCCGGCTTATAAGGACGATGGAGTCCATCCTGGGGCCGGAGGGGGTGATCCACGAGCGCGAGCAGCTACGCACCTACGAATGCGACGGGTTGATGAACTACCGGGTCATCCCGGATCTGGTCGTCCTGCCCGAGAGCGCCGAGCAGGTGCAGAAGGTGGTGAGGGTGTGCCACGAGGAGGGCATCCCGTTCGTCGCTCGCGGGTCGGGGACCGGGCTCTCGGGCGGGGCGCTGCCGGTGGAGAAAGGCATCCTGATCGTGCTCTCCAGGATGCGACGGATACTCGAGGTCGATCTGGAGAACGAACGCGTCGTCGTCGAGCCCGGGGTGATAAACCTCTGGGTGACGCAGGCCGTCTCGGATGAGGGATACTTCTACGCGCCGGACCCCTCGAGCCAGCTCGTCTCCTCGATCGGGGGGAACTGCTCGGAGAACTCCGGCGGGGTCCACTGCCTGAAGTACGGGTTCACCACCAACCACGTAACCGGCGCGGAGGTGGTGCTGCCCGACGGGGAGATGGTCCACCTCGGGGGCGGCAAGGCCCCCGACGAGCCGGGATACGACCTGCTCGGGGCCTTCGTCGGCTCCGAGGGCACTTTAGGGATAGCGACCAAGATCACGCTGCGCGTCGTGCGCCAGCCGGAGGCGATAAGGACCCTGATCGCGGCCTTCGAGGACACCGAGAAGGCGGGAGGGGCGGTCTCGGGGATCATAGGTTCGGGCTGCGTCCCGGCGGGGATAGAGATGATGGACTCTCTGTGCCTGGAGGCGGTCGAGGCCGCCGTGCATCCCAACTACCCGGAGTGCGGGGCGCTGCTCCTGGTCGAGCTCGACGGTCCGGAGGCGGAGGTCGAGAGCCAGTTCGAGCAGGTGAAGAGGATCTGCGAGGAGAACGGCTCCTCCGAGATCCGGGTAGCCAGGGACGACGAGGAGCGGGCACTCTTCTGGAAGGGGCGCAAGGCGGCCTTCGCGGCGATGGGGCGCATCTCGAACGACTACTACGTACAGGACGGTGTGATCCCGCGCACCGAGCTTCCGGAGGTGCTGAAGAAGATCTCGGACCTCAGCTCCGAGTACGGCCTCAGGGTGGCGAACGTCTTCCACGCCGGGGACGGCAATCTGCACCCACTCGTCCTCTACGACGGGGAAGAGCAGGCCGGGAGGGCCGAGGAGCTCGCGGGAGAGATCATCCGGGTCTGCCTGGAGCACGGCGGCTCGCTCTCCGGCGAGCACGGGATCGGCGAGGACAAGAAGAAGTACATGCCGGAGATGTTCACCGCCGAGGATCTGGACGTGATGCAGCTTTTGCGCTGCGCCTTCGACCCGCACCACCTGTGCAACCCGGGCAAGGTCTTCCCGACCCCGCGGCTCTGCGGCGAGCGTCCCGGCCCCTTCAGGATGCACCCGCTGCAGGAGGCGGGTCTGGCGGAGATGTTCTGA
- a CDS encoding FAD-binding oxidoreductase — MQTRDLSLEQLQNVVGGEHAREATRQDAVDGVVPSFVARPGSVEEISELMRLASGAGAAVVPRGAGTKMHLGNPPHRAEVIVDMTRMDRVLEHAAADQVLRVQAGVKLDELQEELAASKQMLAIDPPEHGATIGGVVAANASGPLRLRYGTIRDLIIGIRVVLSDGTVAKAGGKVVKNVAGYDLSKLFTGSLGTLGVIAEANFRLHPIPEVARTVTVAVEDAGGAAGAARAVARSQIVPSAVELLWDGDRREISVLLESIPGGIGAKVETARFLLRPFGEVREEEGRVLPEMEPAEVELKVNAPPAELSGVIESVTGAAERRGLWVSLRGHAASGVTFAAVSGGGEEDISDLIAELREIRSRRGGSVVLTRATVGLKRRAEVWGYAGDAFELMRRVKEKFDPPGTMSPGRFVGGI, encoded by the coding sequence ATGCAGACGCGCGATCTCTCTCTGGAGCAGCTGCAGAACGTCGTCGGCGGGGAGCACGCGCGCGAGGCCACCCGGCAGGACGCCGTGGATGGGGTGGTCCCCTCCTTCGTGGCCAGGCCTGGATCGGTCGAGGAGATCTCGGAGCTGATGCGGCTCGCGAGCGGTGCGGGGGCAGCGGTCGTGCCGCGCGGTGCGGGGACCAAGATGCACCTCGGGAACCCCCCGCACCGGGCCGAGGTCATCGTGGACATGACGAGGATGGATAGGGTGCTCGAGCACGCCGCGGCGGACCAGGTCCTGCGGGTGCAGGCGGGGGTGAAGCTCGACGAGCTGCAGGAAGAGCTCGCCGCCTCGAAACAGATGCTCGCGATAGACCCGCCGGAGCACGGCGCCACCATCGGCGGCGTCGTCGCGGCGAACGCCTCCGGGCCGCTGCGGCTGCGCTACGGGACGATCCGGGATCTCATCATCGGGATAAGGGTCGTCCTCTCCGACGGGACGGTGGCGAAGGCCGGGGGCAAGGTCGTGAAGAACGTCGCCGGCTACGACCTCTCGAAGCTCTTCACCGGTTCTCTGGGGACGCTGGGGGTGATCGCGGAGGCGAACTTCCGGCTGCACCCGATCCCCGAGGTCGCCCGCACGGTGACGGTGGCTGTGGAGGATGCCGGGGGCGCGGCGGGCGCGGCCCGGGCCGTGGCCCGCTCACAGATCGTGCCGAGCGCCGTGGAGCTCCTCTGGGACGGTGACCGCCGGGAGATCTCGGTCCTGCTCGAGAGCATCCCCGGCGGCATCGGCGCGAAGGTGGAGACGGCGAGGTTCCTGCTCAGGCCCTTCGGTGAGGTGCGCGAGGAGGAAGGGCGCGTGCTGCCCGAGATGGAGCCCGCGGAGGTCGAGCTCAAGGTGAACGCCCCGCCGGCGGAGCTCTCCGGGGTGATCGAATCGGTCACCGGGGCTGCGGAGAGGCGCGGTCTCTGGGTGAGCCTCCGGGGGCATGCGGCGAGCGGGGTTACCTTCGCCGCCGTCTCCGGCGGGGGAGAGGAGGACATCTCGGACCTCATCGCCGAGCTGCGCGAGATCCGCTCGCGCCGGGGCGGGAGCGTCGTGCTCACCCGCGCCACGGTCGGGCTCAAACGCCGGGCCGAGGTGTGGGGGTACGCGGGTGATGCGTTCGAGCTGATGCGCCGCGTCAAAGAGAAGTTCGATCCCCCGGGCACGATGAGCCCGGGACGTTTCGTGGGAGGTATCTAG
- a CDS encoding (Fe-S)-binding protein produces MVFPAFDEYHPPDQALIDDCVHCGFCLPTCPTYVLFGEEMDSPRGRIYLMNKGLEGEPMNDEMVRHFDLCLGCMACVTACPSGVQYDKLIEATRGQVERRYQRAPEDRAFREMIFNLFPYPERLRLVAAPLRLYQRAGIRNLVRRSGLLKLMPGRLRAMEELLPEVPEQERIPEVTTPLGEKRRRVGLLTGCVQRVFFSKVNAATVRVLAAEGCEVVAPPDQGCCGALSTHAGREEESLEFARRTIDVFERYDLDEVIVNAAGCGSTMKEYGYLLRDDPEYAARAEAFSAKVRDVSEFLEEIGPVAERHPLPVTVAYHDACHLAHAQGIRSQPRRALGRIPGLEVREIREAEICCGSAGIYNMVEPGPAAELGERKAKNVLQTGAQLLVTSNPGCTLQIRASLRRMGRDIPVAHPAEVLDASLRGEPVETLLG; encoded by the coding sequence GTGGTCTTCCCGGCCTTCGACGAGTATCACCCGCCGGATCAGGCCCTCATAGACGACTGCGTCCACTGCGGCTTCTGCCTGCCGACCTGCCCGACGTACGTGCTCTTCGGCGAGGAGATGGACTCGCCGCGCGGCAGGATATACCTGATGAACAAGGGGCTCGAGGGAGAGCCGATGAACGACGAGATGGTACGGCACTTCGACCTGTGCCTGGGGTGCATGGCGTGCGTAACCGCCTGCCCCTCCGGGGTGCAGTATGACAAGCTCATCGAGGCCACCCGCGGCCAGGTCGAGCGCCGCTACCAGCGCGCGCCGGAGGATCGGGCGTTCCGGGAGATGATCTTCAACCTCTTCCCCTACCCGGAGCGGCTGCGGCTGGTCGCGGCCCCGCTCCGGCTCTACCAGAGGGCCGGTATCAGGAACCTGGTGCGCAGGAGCGGCCTGCTGAAGCTCATGCCCGGGCGGCTGCGGGCGATGGAGGAGCTTTTGCCCGAGGTCCCTGAGCAGGAGAGGATCCCCGAGGTGACCACGCCCCTCGGCGAGAAGAGGCGTCGGGTCGGGCTCCTCACCGGGTGCGTGCAGCGGGTCTTCTTCTCGAAGGTGAACGCGGCCACGGTGCGGGTGCTCGCCGCCGAGGGCTGCGAGGTCGTCGCCCCGCCCGATCAGGGCTGCTGCGGCGCTCTCTCGACCCACGCCGGGCGTGAGGAGGAGTCGCTCGAGTTCGCCCGCCGCACGATAGACGTCTTCGAGCGCTACGACCTCGACGAGGTGATCGTCAACGCCGCCGGGTGCGGCTCGACGATGAAGGAGTACGGCTACCTGCTGCGCGACGACCCGGAGTACGCCGCCAGGGCCGAGGCTTTCAGCGCGAAGGTGAGGGACGTCTCGGAGTTCCTCGAGGAGATCGGGCCCGTCGCCGAGCGCCACCCGCTGCCGGTCACGGTCGCCTACCACGACGCCTGCCACCTCGCCCACGCGCAGGGCATCCGCAGCCAGCCCCGCCGGGCGCTCGGGAGGATACCGGGCCTCGAGGTGCGGGAGATAAGGGAGGCGGAGATCTGCTGCGGTTCGGCCGGGATCTACAACATGGTCGAGCCCGGGCCCGCCGCCGAGCTCGGCGAGCGCAAGGCGAAGAACGTGCTGCAGACCGGGGCGCAGCTTCTGGTGACGTCCAACCCGGGCTGCACGCTGCAGATCCGGGCGTCCCTGCGCCGGATGGGCCGTGACATCCCGGTCGCCCACCCGGCCGAGGTCCTGGACGCCTCCCTCCGGGGCGAACCGGTCGAGACGCTGCTGGGGTGA
- a CDS encoding HpcH/HpaI aldolase/citrate lyase family protein — MGFVRSLLAVPASNPRMIEKALASEADAVFLDLEDAVAPGEKEAARGNVVRAFTGMDWRGRTPTFRVNALDTRWFYGDVIEVVEWARVPCAIIVPKVGRAEDLYALDVLLRGVEAGAGLEPGSVSLEAQIESASGLARVEEIAFWGGRLEALHFGPGDFAASVGMPGRNIGIEDAWDELYPGHRFHHAMARIATAARAGGLRVLDGPVADFRDEEALRRSCRVARALGYDGKWCIHPAQIATVNREFSPSEEELERARRIVAAYEEAGRSGVGAIAVDGQMVDEASVKMARRTLERAGE, encoded by the coding sequence ATGGGGTTCGTCCGTTCGCTGCTCGCGGTTCCCGCCTCGAACCCGAGGATGATCGAGAAGGCGCTCGCCTCGGAGGCGGATGCGGTTTTCCTGGACCTGGAGGACGCCGTCGCGCCGGGGGAGAAGGAGGCGGCGCGCGGGAACGTCGTGCGGGCCTTCACCGGGATGGACTGGCGTGGTAGGACCCCCACCTTCCGCGTGAACGCGCTCGACACCCGGTGGTTCTACGGGGACGTGATCGAGGTCGTCGAGTGGGCGAGGGTTCCCTGTGCGATTATCGTCCCGAAGGTGGGAAGGGCGGAGGATCTCTACGCACTCGACGTTCTGCTCCGGGGGGTGGAGGCGGGAGCGGGTCTCGAGCCGGGCTCGGTCTCTCTCGAGGCCCAGATAGAGAGCGCCTCGGGGCTCGCCCGGGTGGAGGAGATAGCCTTCTGGGGCGGGCGGCTTGAGGCGCTGCACTTCGGACCCGGGGACTTCGCTGCGAGCGTCGGTATGCCGGGGAGGAACATCGGGATCGAGGACGCGTGGGACGAGCTCTACCCGGGACACCGCTTCCACCACGCGATGGCGCGCATCGCGACCGCGGCGAGGGCTGGAGGGCTCCGCGTCCTCGACGGCCCCGTCGCCGACTTCCGCGACGAGGAGGCGCTGCGCAGGAGCTGCCGCGTCGCCCGGGCTTTGGGTTACGACGGCAAGTGGTGCATCCATCCCGCGCAGATAGCGACCGTCAACCGCGAGTTCTCCCCCTCGGAGGAGGAGCTCGAGCGTGCCCGCCGCATCGTCGCCGCCTACGAGGAGGCCGGCCGGTCGGGGGTCGGGGCGATAGCCGTCGACGGACAGATGGTCGACGAGGCCAGCGTGAAGATGGCCCGTCGCACGCTCGAGAGGGCCGGAGAGTAG
- a CDS encoding thymidine kinase gives MTVITGSMFSGKTEELIRRVRRALYARRRVQVFKHALDTRSERAVIRSHNGVLHEARAVASSDELLSAVEPQTDLVAIEEVQFFDGRLVEVLDGLADGGYDVIAAGLDMDFRGRPFGPVPALLARADEVVKLRAICARCGREASRSQRLIDGRPAPASAPTILVGAQESYEARCRHCHEVPGEPQVP, from the coding sequence CTGACGGTCATAACCGGCTCGATGTTCTCGGGCAAGACGGAGGAGCTGATCCGGCGGGTCCGCCGCGCCCTGTACGCTCGACGCCGGGTGCAGGTCTTCAAGCACGCCCTCGACACCCGCTCGGAGAGAGCGGTCATCCGTTCCCACAACGGCGTGCTGCACGAGGCCCGCGCCGTCGCCTCCAGCGACGAGCTGCTCTCGGCCGTCGAGCCGCAGACCGACCTGGTGGCGATCGAGGAGGTGCAGTTCTTCGACGGGCGACTCGTCGAGGTCCTGGATGGTCTGGCCGATGGCGGCTACGACGTGATCGCCGCCGGGCTGGACATGGACTTCCGCGGCCGACCCTTCGGTCCCGTCCCGGCCCTGCTCGCCAGGGCTGACGAGGTTGTCAAGCTGCGCGCGATCTGCGCCCGCTGCGGCCGGGAGGCCTCCCGCTCCCAGCGCCTCATAGACGGCCGTCCCGCGCCCGCCTCCGCACCGACCATCCTCGTCGGGGCGCAGGAGAGCTACGAGGCCCGCTGCCGGCACTGTCACGAGGTTCCCGGCGAGCCGCAAGTGCCGTAG
- a CDS encoding sn-glycerol-1-phosphate dehydrogenase has protein sequence MEERLDAALGEASETDRVVIEKGALGRVGEVFEGCFGAVPAVIVADERTFEVAGEDVERSLKAAGCTLAGRFVFPVHPPLFPDSEGVGDLREWLRGREAVPVAVGAGTINDITKRASHECGRPYMAVATAASVDGYTSFGATITEDGYKHTLPCPAPRAVVADVEVLAGSPERMTASGYADLLGKITSGADWIVADALGVEAIDRTSFEMVQGPLRRWTALPGRLRRGDEEAVAGLMEGLVMSGLAMQRYRSSRTASGAEHQFSHLWEMEGLGHDQDPPLSHGFKVGVGTVAIAALYERMLLKDLTDIDVDGICRRWPGRDEVERRVREAHPNPVMARAAVEESLAKHPTAGELRRRLVRLTRGWDALRGRLREQLLPPGELRRLLAEAGCPTSPREIGLGWESFRQTYARAQTIRRRYTVLDLALESGLLEECVEELFAPDGFWGGSSASP, from the coding sequence TTGGAGGAGAGACTGGATGCCGCGCTCGGGGAGGCTTCCGAGACCGATCGCGTCGTCATAGAAAAAGGAGCCCTGGGGCGGGTCGGGGAGGTCTTCGAGGGGTGCTTCGGGGCCGTGCCGGCCGTGATCGTCGCGGACGAGAGGACCTTCGAGGTCGCCGGGGAAGATGTCGAGAGGAGCCTGAAGGCCGCCGGGTGCACGCTCGCAGGACGCTTCGTCTTCCCGGTGCATCCTCCTCTCTTCCCCGACTCCGAGGGCGTCGGAGATCTCAGGGAGTGGCTCCGGGGCAGGGAGGCTGTGCCGGTCGCGGTCGGGGCCGGGACCATAAACGATATCACCAAGCGCGCCTCCCACGAGTGTGGCCGGCCGTACATGGCGGTGGCGACCGCGGCCTCGGTCGACGGGTACACCTCCTTCGGCGCCACGATAACCGAGGATGGGTACAAGCATACCCTGCCCTGCCCCGCGCCCCGGGCCGTGGTCGCGGATGTTGAGGTGCTCGCCGGGTCTCCGGAGCGGATGACCGCCTCCGGCTACGCCGATCTCCTGGGCAAGATCACCTCGGGGGCAGACTGGATCGTCGCCGACGCCCTCGGGGTGGAGGCGATCGATCGGACGAGCTTCGAGATGGTGCAGGGCCCGCTGCGTCGCTGGACCGCCTTGCCCGGCAGGCTGCGTCGGGGGGACGAGGAGGCCGTGGCCGGCCTGATGGAGGGGCTCGTGATGTCCGGGCTCGCGATGCAGCGCTACCGCTCCTCGCGCACCGCCTCCGGCGCCGAGCACCAGTTCAGCCACCTCTGGGAGATGGAGGGGCTCGGGCACGACCAGGACCCGCCGCTCTCGCATGGGTTCAAGGTCGGGGTCGGCACCGTGGCGATCGCCGCCCTCTACGAGAGGATGCTGCTGAAGGATCTCACCGACATCGACGTGGACGGGATCTGCCGCCGCTGGCCGGGGAGGGACGAGGTGGAGCGCCGGGTAAGGGAGGCGCACCCGAACCCCGTGATGGCGCGCGCCGCGGTGGAGGAGTCGCTCGCCAAGCATCCCACGGCCGGAGAGCTGCGCCGGAGGCTCGTGCGCCTCACGCGGGGGTGGGATGCGCTCAGAGGGCGGCTGCGGGAGCAGCTTCTGCCCCCCGGAGAGCTGCGCAGGCTGCTCGCGGAGGCCGGATGCCCGACGAGCCCGCGGGAGATAGGGCTCGGGTGGGAGAGCTTCCGGCAGACCTATGCGCGGGCGCAGACGATCCGCCGGCGTTATACCGTCCTCGATCTCGCGCTCGAGAGCGGGCTGCTCGAGGAGTGCGTCGAGGAACTCTTCGCCCCGGACGGGTTCTGGGGCGGGAGCTCTGCCTCTCCCTGA